A single window of Nicotiana sylvestris chromosome 5, ASM39365v2, whole genome shotgun sequence DNA harbors:
- the LOC138868748 gene encoding uncharacterized protein: MFKKTCFGYFLNLPAVIVQIQVVHHLLIREVHYEVKSKMRFVVSDSRLRFSLGEFALVAGLKCKGDTSIESVKENRLISKYFGTTSMTLAQLVDCFTKKKQETDDDALKIAVLYFMHNFLLSQLKTKVISQSYIDLVECGDFNNYPWGRNVYNAAIDSCSNKFQDKPSFYKLGGFPLALQIWLYECCPKFGWSLCLL; this comes from the coding sequence ATGTTTAAGAAAACATGCTTTGGATATTTTTTGAATCTGCCAGCAGTTATTGTGCAGATTCAGGTTGTGCACCATTTGCTTATTAGAGAAGTACATTATGAGGTGAAAAGTAAGATGCGGTTTGTAGTGAGTGATTCTAGGTTGCGCTTTAGTTTGGGTGAATTTGCACTCGTTGCTGGGCTGAAATGTAAGGGTGATACAAGTATAGAGAGCGTAAAAGAGAATAGgttgatttcaaagtattttggGACTACATCTATGACATTGGCCCAACTAGTAGACTGTTTTACGAAGAAGAAACAGGAAACAGATGATGATGCGTTGAAGATAGCAGTTCTTTATTTTATGCACAACTTCTTACTTTCTCAACTCAAAACAAAGGTTATTTCACAGTCTTACATTGATTTGGTTGAGTGCGGTGATTTTAATAATTATCCCTGGGGTAGGAATGTTTATAACGCTGCAATCGACTCGTGTTCCAACAAGTTTCAAGATAAGCCTTCTTTTTATAAACTCGGTGGCTTCCCGCTGGCTTTACAAATTTGGTTGTATGAATGCTGCCCCAAGTTTGGATGGTCACTTTGCTTATTATAA
- the LOC138868749 gene encoding uncharacterized protein codes for MSLQCWDFLVPVDIDYKLKVDCDINCHVIRQLKENLSKMQLRMFKKICFGYFLNLPPVIVQIRVMHHLLIREVHYEVKSKMRFVVSDSRLRFSLGEFALVAGLKCKGDTSIESVKENRLISKYFGTTSMTLAQLVDCFTKKKWETDDDALKITVLYFVHSFLLSQLKTKVISRSYIDSVECGDFNNYPWSIDVYNATIDSCSNKFQDKPSFYRLGGFPLALQIWLYECCPKFGWSLC; via the exons ATGTCGT TGCAGTGTTGGGATTTCCTTGTGCCTGTGGACATAGATTATAAACTAAAGGTTGATTGTGATATCAACTGCCATGTTATTCGTCAGTTGAAAGAGAATTTATCAAAGATGCAACTTCGAATGTTTAAGAAAATATGCTTTGGATATTTTTTGAATCTGCCACCAGTTATTGTGCAGATTCGGGTTATGCACCATTTGCTTATTAGAGAAGTACATTATGAGGTGAAAAGTAAGATGCGGTTTGTAGTGAGTGATTCTAGGTTGCGCTTTAGTTTGGGTGAATTTGCACTCGTTGCTGGGCTGAAATGTAAGGGTGATACAAGTATAGAGAGCGTAAAAGAGAATAGgttgatttcaaagtattttggGACTACATCTATGACATTGGCCCAACTAGTAGACTGTTTTACGAAGAAGAAATGGGAAACAGATGATGATGCGTTGAAGATAACAGTTCTTTATTTTGTGCACAGTTTCTTACTTTCTCAACTCAAAACAAAGGTTATTTCACGGTCTTACATTGATTCGGTTGAGTGCGGTGATTTTAATAATTATCCTTGGAGTATAGATGTTTATAATGCTACAATCGACTCGTGTTCCAACAAGTTTCAAGATAAGCCTTCTTTTTATAGACTCGGTGGCTTCCCGTTGGCTTTACAGATTTGGTTGTATGAATGTTGCCCCAAGTTTGGATGGTCACTTTGCTGA
- the LOC104247902 gene encoding protein SIEL-like yields the protein MGGVINKGDPSPATNHRPYPSLIVNPSTSDSTLSSILKTLTLSLKNPNTNPFFSHHILRLFSLLFHHRPHLPHNLISTVCEFSLLSSTSTRSLADALACLSISDINVNDESTFFSLVLRPCISVRHWLLLNASKFDIRPSVLLTVLLGFTKDPYPYIRGVALDGLADLCKCIIVEDESLIHGCYLRAFELLFDSEDSVRCSAVRAVSACGQLIVASKRERSKRDWSDALFLQLCSMVRDMSVKVRIEVFIALGKIEIVSEYILLQTLSKKASSATKEMKFPGQYTKKISGYQHQVLVLLFYMGWRMNLVR from the exons ATGGGGGGAGTCATTAATAAAGGGGACCCTTCGCCGGCGACGAATCACCGTCCCT ATCCCTCTCTCATCGTCAACCCTTCCACCTCCGACTCCACACTTTCATCCATACTCAAAACCCTAACGCTGTCTCTCAAAAACCCTAATACGAATCCTTTTTTCAGCCACCACATTCTCCGCCTCTTCTCTCTACTTTTCCATCACCGTCCACACCTCCCTCACAACCTCATCTCCACCGTCTGTGAATTCTCTCTCCTCTCTTCAACTTCCACGCGCTCACTCGCCGATGCCCTCGCGTGTCTCTCCATCTCAGATATCAACGTCAACGATGAATCGACATTCTTCTCCCTCGTTCTTCGTCCCTGTATTTCTGTTCGCCATTGGTTGCTTTTGAATGCGAGTAAATTTGACATACGACCGTCGGTTTTGCTTACGGTTCTGCTAGGATTTACGAAGGACCCCTATCCGTACATTCGTGGTGTTGCTTTGGATGGATTAGCTGATTTGTGCAAGTGCATTATTGTCGAAGATGAAAGTCTCATCCACGGTTGCTATCTTCGAGCTTTTGAGCTTCTGTTTGACTCCGAGGACTCAGTGCGATGCTCTGCTGTTCGTGCA GTTAGTGCATGCGGGCAGTTAATTGTGGCATCTAAACGAGAGAGAAGTAAAAGGGACTGGTCTGATGCATTATTTCTGcag CTATGTTCAATGGTGCGAGACATGAGTgtcaaggtcaggattgaagttTTTATTGCCCTAGGAAAGATTGAAATTGTTTCGGAATATATTCTGTTACAAACGCTCTCTAAGAAAGCTTCATCTGCAACAAAAGAAATGAAGTTTCCTGGCCAGTACACTAAGAAAATTTCAGGATACCAGCATCAAGTGCTAGTTTTGCTTTTCTACATGGGCTGGAGGATGAATTTAGTGAG GTAA